The proteins below come from a single Benincasa hispida cultivar B227 unplaced genomic scaffold, ASM972705v1 Contig737, whole genome shotgun sequence genomic window:
- the LOC120069988 gene encoding probable chromo domain-containing protein LHP1 isoform X1, whose translation MKREGKERRDKTKMGRGKKKAVGSSEPETAALPIPDFTQSTHLNGDSGPSISNNNGNEPIIPSPYPPSSLQNSSVQIPLPTDDAGEVNAEDNAVPDVSASHRTNLDEGFFEVEAIRRKRVRKGQLQYLVKWRGWPETENTWEPLDNLQACSEFIDEFEESFCRSRSGKQRKRKRKDGDIENQPREEKQLQMLAIDNVTDVVIGTVDDRLSAAPLNGKRDCDLPIPQAPVDSTHEGEFGSHLNHTKTTRTIDVENGHVDGKFDGSRKRDEYDLKLVELKAAISANMVDSDKKAVASNDLTLVYDVSKADCVVGSAQESHSIGAKRRKSSRVKRFTKDSALSEESEQELKQNAATVSIEPTDRSKQFGPENPSLSGHSRNVPTITRIIKPVGYSVSVLNNIPDVIVTFLAVRSDGKEVTVNNKFLKTNNPHLLINYYEQHLRYNPTL comes from the exons ATGAAAAGAGAGGGAAAGGAAAGGAGGGATAAAACGAAAATGGGgagagggaagaagaaagcGGTGGGAAGCTCCGAGCCTGAAACAGCGGCGCTTCCAATCCCTGATTTCACTCAATCTACTCATCTTAATGGCGATTCAGGCCCTTCCATCTCTAACAACAATGGTAATGAACCCATAATTCCATCTCCATATCCACCTTCTTCACTTCAGAACAGTTCTGTGCAAATTCCACTGCCTACCGACGACGCCGGAGAAGTCAACGCAGAAGATAATGCTGTACCTGATGTCTCTGCTTCTCACCGAACTAACCTCGATGAAGGCTTCTTCGAAGTCGAAGCTATTCGGCGGAAAAGAGTCCGTAAG GGACAGCTTCAGTACCTCGTCAAATG GCGTGGTTGGCCAGAGACAGAAAATACATGGGAACCCTTGGACAATCTCCAAGCATGCTCTGAATTTATTGATGaatttgaagaaag CTTTTGTAGGTCGCGATCAGGAAAGCAGCGCAAGCGCAAGCGCAAGGATGGAGACATTGAAAATCAACCTCGTGAGGAAAAACAGCTTCAAATGTTAGCTATTGATAATGTCACGGATGTAGTTATCGGTACTGTGGATGATCGTCTATCGGCCGCTCCTTTAAACGGGAAACGTGATTGTGATCTTCCTATTCCTCAAGCACCAGTGGACTCTACTCATGAAGGAGAGTTTGGAAGCCACCTTAATCATACCAAAACTACTCGAACAATTGATGTTGAGAATGGACATGTGGATGGGAAATTTGATGGAAGTAGAAAGAGAGACGAATATGATCTGAAACTTGTTGAGCTCAAGGCAGCAATATCTGCCAATATGGTTGATTCCGATAAAAAAGCAGTGGCTTCTAACGATCTTACCCTTGTTTATGATGTTTCCAAGGCCGATTGCGTGGTGGGTTCTGCTCAGGAAAGTCACTCCATTGGAGCCAAGAGAAGGAAGTCTAGTAGGGTGAAAAGGTTCACAAAGGATTCAGCCTTGTCTGAAGAATCTGAACaagaattaaaacaaaatgCAGCAACTGTAAGCATTGAGCCTACTGATCGCAGCAAACAATTTGGACCCGAGAATCCTAGTTTGTCAGGCCACTCCAGAAATGTGCCTACCATCACAAGGATAATCAAGCCTGTTGGTTATTCAGTTTCAGTATTAAATAACATCCCAGATGTAATCGTAACCTTCTTGGCTGTGAG GTCGGATGGAAAAGAAGTGACGGTGAATAACAAATTCCTTAAGACTAACAATCCACATCTG TTGATTAACTACTATGAGCAACATCTCCGATATAATCCAACATTATGA
- the LOC120069988 gene encoding chromo domain protein LHP1-like isoform X2 encodes MKREGKERRDKTKMGRGKKKAVGSSEPETAALPIPDFTQSTHLNGDSGPSISNNNGNEPIIPSPYPPSSLQNSSVQIPLPTDDAGEVNAEDNAVPDVSASHRTNLDEGFFEVEAIRRKRVRKGQLQYLVKWRGWPETENTWEPLDNLQACSEFIDEFEERSRSGKQRKRKRKDGDIENQPREEKQLQMLAIDNVTDVVIGTVDDRLSAAPLNGKRDCDLPIPQAPVDSTHEGEFGSHLNHTKTTRTIDVENGHVDGKFDGSRKRDEYDLKLVELKAAISANMVDSDKKAVASNDLTLVYDVSKADCVVGSAQESHSIGAKRRKSSRVKRFTKDSALSEESEQELKQNAATVSIEPTDRSKQFGPENPSLSGHSRNVPTITRIIKPVGYSVSVLNNIPDVIVTFLAVRSDGKEVTVNNKFLKTNNPHLLINYYEQHLRYNPTL; translated from the exons ATGAAAAGAGAGGGAAAGGAAAGGAGGGATAAAACGAAAATGGGgagagggaagaagaaagcGGTGGGAAGCTCCGAGCCTGAAACAGCGGCGCTTCCAATCCCTGATTTCACTCAATCTACTCATCTTAATGGCGATTCAGGCCCTTCCATCTCTAACAACAATGGTAATGAACCCATAATTCCATCTCCATATCCACCTTCTTCACTTCAGAACAGTTCTGTGCAAATTCCACTGCCTACCGACGACGCCGGAGAAGTCAACGCAGAAGATAATGCTGTACCTGATGTCTCTGCTTCTCACCGAACTAACCTCGATGAAGGCTTCTTCGAAGTCGAAGCTATTCGGCGGAAAAGAGTCCGTAAG GGACAGCTTCAGTACCTCGTCAAATG GCGTGGTTGGCCAGAGACAGAAAATACATGGGAACCCTTGGACAATCTCCAAGCATGCTCTGAATTTATTGATGaatttgaagaaag GTCGCGATCAGGAAAGCAGCGCAAGCGCAAGCGCAAGGATGGAGACATTGAAAATCAACCTCGTGAGGAAAAACAGCTTCAAATGTTAGCTATTGATAATGTCACGGATGTAGTTATCGGTACTGTGGATGATCGTCTATCGGCCGCTCCTTTAAACGGGAAACGTGATTGTGATCTTCCTATTCCTCAAGCACCAGTGGACTCTACTCATGAAGGAGAGTTTGGAAGCCACCTTAATCATACCAAAACTACTCGAACAATTGATGTTGAGAATGGACATGTGGATGGGAAATTTGATGGAAGTAGAAAGAGAGACGAATATGATCTGAAACTTGTTGAGCTCAAGGCAGCAATATCTGCCAATATGGTTGATTCCGATAAAAAAGCAGTGGCTTCTAACGATCTTACCCTTGTTTATGATGTTTCCAAGGCCGATTGCGTGGTGGGTTCTGCTCAGGAAAGTCACTCCATTGGAGCCAAGAGAAGGAAGTCTAGTAGGGTGAAAAGGTTCACAAAGGATTCAGCCTTGTCTGAAGAATCTGAACaagaattaaaacaaaatgCAGCAACTGTAAGCATTGAGCCTACTGATCGCAGCAAACAATTTGGACCCGAGAATCCTAGTTTGTCAGGCCACTCCAGAAATGTGCCTACCATCACAAGGATAATCAAGCCTGTTGGTTATTCAGTTTCAGTATTAAATAACATCCCAGATGTAATCGTAACCTTCTTGGCTGTGAG GTCGGATGGAAAAGAAGTGACGGTGAATAACAAATTCCTTAAGACTAACAATCCACATCTG TTGATTAACTACTATGAGCAACATCTCCGATATAATCCAACATTATGA